The Deltaproteobacteria bacterium sequence GGTTCATATCTCCTGAATGGACTTCACGCTCTGGTCCAGCATGGCCAGCACGCAGTCCGGATTGATGCATTTATGGTATCGGGTCCGGAAGCCTCCGTCCCACGGTCTGGTCGCCATGGTTGAAAGCTGGTGCCCGCAGGCCGGGCACGCGGCCTTGTCGCGGGCCGTGTAGTCCACGCCCGTCTTGGCCGCGTTCAGCAGGTTCCGCAGTTCAAGCACCACTTCCCGGTTCAACATGCTATGCGCCCTCGTTGCGGTACAGTGCCCGCCAATCCACTGCCTTGGCGCCGCAATCGATGCGCACCTTGTATTCCACGCCGTCCACGCTGAAACCTTCCCGGCTTTCCAGATAAGGGCTTTGCACGCCGTTCAGGAAAAAGACGGTCACGGTCTTGCCCTTGGGGCCGGCCAGGTACCACGCCTTTTCCGAATCCAGATCCAGGCGCGGATCGTAGACGCGGGCGAAGTAGTTGCCGGTGTAGGGGTTGGCCTTGTTCGGCGCGGCCTGGGTGCCCTCGAAATTCGA is a genomic window containing:
- a CDS encoding transcriptional regulator, with the translated sequence MLNREVVLELRNLLNAAKTGVDYTARDKAACPACGHQLSTMATRPWDGGFRTRYHKCINPDCVLAMLDQSVKSIQEI